The Paenibacillus sp. FSL H7-0357 nucleotide sequence TAGCTTAAACCGTTTTCTGTCTGTGCTGCGGAGTTTATCTCCGTCGAGGACCAAAGATCCGGTTATTGCGCTTCTGACCCCGGGAGAATATAACTCCGCTTATTATGAGCATGCTTTCCTGGCACAACAGATGGGCATTCATCTTGTAGAAGGCCGTGATCTGGTGACCCAGGACCACAAAATTTATCTGAAAGAAATGAATGGGCTGCGCCGTGTAGATGTGTTGTACCGCCGTTTGGATGATGACTATATCGATCCGCTGGCGTTCCAGCCCAGCTCCCTGCTCGGTGTCGCCGGACTGATGAATGCCTACAGGGCAGGCAACATTGCCATCGCCAATGCACCGGGAACCGGAGTAGCCGATGACAAAGCCATGTATGTCTATGTTCCAGATATGATCCGGTATTATCTCAATGAAGAGCCGATTCTGGGCAATGTCCCCACCTACCTGTTATCACGTCCGCAGGAACGCCAGTATGTGCTCGATAATCTTGCGGAGATGGTCGTGAAGGAGACCTCACTCTCCGGCGGCTATGGCATGCTGATTGGAAGTGAAGCTACCAAGGAGGAACTGGTTGATTTCCGGCTCAAGATCCTCGCTGACCCTGCCCGTTACATCGCCCAGCCGATTATGTCGCTCTCAAGAGCGCCGGTATTGTCAGGAGGGACAATGGCTCCGCGTCATGTTGATCTCCGTGCATTCGTGCTCATGGGTGCGGACCGCAAACCGCATGTGATTCCCGGAGGGTTAACCCGGGTTGCCATGAAGGAAGGCTCGCTGGTCGTGAATTCTTCACAAGGCGGTGGGGTCAAGGATACCTGGGTAATGGCCTGAGGGAAATGCATATTGCTTCTGGATCATAAAATGCCGAATCACTATGTTAGATGAGGGAGTGG carries:
- a CDS encoding circularly permuted type 2 ATP-grasp protein; amino-acid sequence: MSKLDPLPGLSPYPLQHFYDEMYADERSIRPHYKHVNRMFSGMSPEELQGKQKLLQRRMMEEGITFTLYNPAQDHPMERTIPFDMIPRIIPKGEWERLEAGIVQRITALNLFIHDIYHEQYIVKDGIVPRRMIISNCYFRPEMAGLRVPGGAYVTTSGIDLIRHHDGEYYVLEDNLRTPSGFSYLFKGRSLMNQLFPELSFASSIRDVDHSLNRFLSVLRSLSPSRTKDPVIALLTPGEYNSAYYEHAFLAQQMGIHLVEGRDLVTQDHKIYLKEMNGLRRVDVLYRRLDDDYIDPLAFQPSSLLGVAGLMNAYRAGNIAIANAPGTGVADDKAMYVYVPDMIRYYLNEEPILGNVPTYLLSRPQERQYVLDNLAEMVVKETSLSGGYGMLIGSEATKEELVDFRLKILADPARYIAQPIMSLSRAPVLSGGTMAPRHVDLRAFVLMGADRKPHVIPGGLTRVAMKEGSLVVNSSQGGGVKDTWVMA